The segment ATGACGAGGGGGCGCAGGAAAGAACTGAAGTCTTGAGACCACATCGTGACTATGGAGGCTCTTAAGTTTTGCCAGAGGAAATTCAGGTTGATGGGAAGACCAAAGGGAGCCCCCTGGAGGGCCATCTGAACCTTCCACAAACGTAAGATGATATGAAAACTGtatttctcctattctgaatCTGAGCAAGTGACTTTGCTGatgtttctgtattttgcaaTAGCACACttctcaacattttattttttaataaaacactttattgaggaataattggcatacaaaaagctgtacatctgtatattttctacaAAAGTAATGGTAAATAATTCCATCTTAGGTACATTTTTTCCCTGTGTTCACCAACTGCGTGTTTAATAATCTGACTGAtgtttttgaaaggaatttttccGTCACCACAAATTGTAGGAAGAATTAAcctccttcccccttttctccttcccttttgagAACAGAGATATTTGCCTTTTGGTGGTTTTTCTCCTCTCATGCAAGATTTATTAACGAAGCTCTACggaatggagggaggaggggaggataTATCTAGAACAGGGAGGGCACTATAGAGCTCTGTCTCCTGGAATTGTCTCTACACGATATGATCTAAGTTTGCAGAACCTGCTGGGAACGATTGTCTTGCCTCAAATATCCAATCCTGTGGATTACTATGAGGCTCATGGGACATAATGCTTGGAAAACGTTGGCTTGGTAAATGTTAACAGAGCCATAACTGTCTGAGGTAGATGTGAAGGAGGAAAACTGGCCACTTGGAAGCCAAGATCCTCCACTATAGGAACATGGACTGGAGGGGGCAAGGAGCTGGCCAGAGGGCCAGACTCTCTGTTGTGTTCAGCAGGGTCTGGGGGGTATAAGGAGGCATGTCCACACCACCAGGGCAAAGACAGTGTGAGGGCTTTCAGATGCCCCCTGTTCCCATAAGAAGTAGTAGGAGAGTGAGTAGCAACAGAATCAGAGAGCCAGGGGGAAACAGTCTTGCACGGAGCTGGGACCCAGCACCATGTGAGCAAgcaaggggggagaggcagagatgccTGAAGACTTGCTGAGCACTTGCCCGGTGTCCCGAGACAGTAGTTGTCCGCGGCACAGCAGCACCTCCTCCAAAACATCTTTGCAGAGTTCTCACTGCAGAGCTTTTCAATGTCTGTGTCCTTGCTGGGGTCCTTCAGAGAGTGATCATGTGCGAGCACCCTGGGAAAGATTCAGATGTCTTGCCTTTCCAAAtgctgatatattttttaaaggttttatgtatttatttgtgagagagaaagcacacaagcagggtgaggagcagagggagaaagcagaccccccgctgagcagggatcctgatatgacgctcaatcctaggactccgggatcatgacctgagctgaaggcagacacttcatgactgaaccacccaggtcctccatctcctttcttcttccaacAGACCATCCAGATCCTGTGTGGGGCAATGGTGTTGAGTTGGGGGATTATTTTGGTAtctgttccctcctctccacaATATACCCCGATGCTTTCCATCCTGTTGAAGGCTGCTTACCCATTCGTAGGAGCCTTGAGTGTGAGTAGAGATCCTTAGGAGGatggtggggcagggaagggggggctGGCGGGTAAAGGTGGGAAGTAATCTCTGAGGATGCCACAAGTTTGTCCTGTTATCTGTTCCAAGAGCCCATCAAAGAGACTACATTACATTTAAACTTGTATCTCCTCGGCTTCTCTACACTTTCTCAGACTTGTCCTTGAGGATGTTGGTATCCGGAGTAGCACTGGCCAGGATTTTTTGAATTTTAGCATGTTCTTAAATTTGGGttatatttgtttctcatgttcAGACTAATTGTGATGGATATTCTGGTGGAAGGGACAGAGGTGAGATATCCTATCAAGGGCATATGCTATCAACACGATTTGTCTCTGATGACGTTAACCTTGACCCTGAGGCTGAGGTGGAGTGGtcaggttcctctgctgcaaagtcacttcttccttcatctttccATACTCTACTCTTTGAGAGCCAGTCAAGAAGCACAGCTCACATTGGTAGAGGCACCTTGTCCAGTTTTGAAGACCCAGGATTTATTTAGGTAGACCTGAAGTACTTAATGCTGGGGCTGTGGGATCTACaactcttctcttctccctgttttGTCCCCCTTTTTTCCCATTGTGAAAGGATTTCCTATTACTTCATTGTCCCAAATCTATTAGGTTATGAATATTGTAAAATAGTAGCTTTGACTTCAGGAACACAGCCTTAATGATTCGTTGTGTCCAGCCTTGTCTTCTCTCTGATCGCAGCCGCCACTCCACCCTAGCCGGGGACGCCACCAACTTAAAATGTGTGTCTCCGTCCTCCCATATATGTTAACTGcccccactcttttctttttccataccATTGCTTTCATGTTTTCCTCTACGTAATGTCTAACTCCAACATTTTCTTCTGTACACATTATTTCCCTGCCCTTAaggccctcattttgtttcctaggATAGATTCCTACTTATAGCTGCCTATGTTCATGCTTTTCTGAATACTCTGGGGAACAAAAGTCATATCTGTGTAATTATTGGGTCTTAACGTTGTTGGTCAATGGTTTTCCAGGACTGTTTTCATAGGAGTTTTCCATAAACACCATGATCATGACATTGTAGCTTCACCTGTACATAGAAACTGACCTCACCATTGTCTCTCCTTTCTGAGTAGTTTGTCATTTCTGGAATTCTATCTGTCATCATGGAGAAAAAGTCAACTAAACTTTTGGTGAGTATGAGAATCAAAACCCACAATGCATGGAAATTGAAGGAGAACTCTTCAAGGTCAATCTCTCTACCTTGCAGAGTTGGAAACTAAGTTCCAGAGCAGATATTTGGCAGAGTCAGGAATTGAGCCTGGCTCTTCAGTATTCCTGTCCACTGCACACTCCTCCAACCACTGTACCCTAAATCACTCTTCATTCAGTGTGTCAAATTATGCCTGGGTCAGTGTCCAGGAATCTATTCTAGAAAAAGACTGCCTccttataatgctcttcacatgGTAACTGGCCTTCAGATTTAGATCTTCAACAACAAAGAAGGTGACAGCATTATAAAGATGTCTATTTGTTGTGGATTCACTGTGTAAACCCATCTGTCCAAACCCTTGAGGAAACACAGTCAAAATGTGACCTAGCTCTCATTCTTTTATCTATGTGATGtaaaatttatacttttctgGATTTGAGTATGAACTCTCAGGTCCTACAAGTTGTCATTTGTCATTGGTATTGGCTAAGAAAACAAATTTGCCTGCATTTAACTCTTCCAGGAAAACCAGATttgggagtggcagggagaggaaacCTGTGTGATAAGGAGAAGATTTCTAATCTGTGAATGTTCACTAAGTCTTCACTCAATCCTAGATCCCTCAAGTAGTTTGATGTTGGGGGTCATGGGTGAGAATACCATATATCACAGTAGCACAAAAATGTAATTTGGAAGCTCGcttacaaatatttcctgaagacAGCAGGAAATTAGAGAGAGTGCTCAAGGACAATGTCaatctatctctttttttccatcagaATTTAGAGATCGATCAGTTGGAACCGTCACCTAATCTCTAAACTGCTAGATCGGTGCTGTCCAGTAAAACTTCCTGTGACGATAGAGATGCAGTTAGTCACGCTGCCCAGGCTGGTGGTCACAGGTTGCAACTGATAgattgaaatgtggctagtgatattgagaaactgaatttgaaattttacttttgtttacttTAAATATAAGTAGGCCATGGGACTAGTGACAACCACATTGGCTAGCACAATACAAGAACAATATATCTAGATTCTCGAGGGGAGGCTTTTGGGGCTCTTACCCCAGAGAAGAACAATACCAGAGTGAATAGGGCAGTAAATTCAAGGATATAGGGTTTAGCTCAGGCTCACCAGAGTCATCCATCCTGTAGGGAATTCTACTGTGGTCACACATTCTACCTGCCCTTTTGGAGGTTGGGGAAGAAAGCTGTCCCAGAACAAACCCAAATCATTCTAAGAAATGTATCTTCTGGAAATCATGAGTCTTGCTGGCTATCAGAAGGCCCAGGATCATACACTTTATAGTCATTGTTTTGGGAAACTGTGGTTAGGAGGAGAAAAATACACTGCCTATTCTCTACCGTGCCCCCGAAGCTCCTACTGCTGAGCCCCTAAAGAAGGAGCAACCTGGATgggattatataatattttaatttatggcTATTTGGTCTGCCCTGGACTACACTTACCCATAAATAGAGCTTTCAGGATAATCCTAGATCAATTCCCCCTTCCGTGAATTGGGGAAGAAGGGAACAGATTTCTGAGATCTTTTTGTTGATTCCCCTTACTCACCTTATAAATGTAGAAATGAAACCCATAGAGGGAAGTGAAATTAGGGAACTGAGCACTCCAGAAAATGGAGAGGGTCTCAGGCAAAGCTACCACTGGGACCTCAGGTCCTGACATTGAATCTGATCTTGTTCCTCACCCTGCTGCTAACGTGTTACACCGTCCTTGGGGCTGGGGCTAGAACTCCGGCTATGCTCATTCCTATGGAGCTCTGCCCGTGACCATCAGAACCTGTCCACTGCAGGGCTCACCTAAGCCTGAGGACTATGTTCCCACACTCATCTTTgggagtgtgtgtgcatttaAGTGGGTCATGTGTAAGGAAGAGTAGCTTGCTTCATCTGCTTCCTCTGAGTGGCCGATGGCTTCCTCAAGGGGTTTCTGAATGAGtcgagggagagagaaatcataTCTGCTGCATATGGGCATTCTGCAGGCACGGCCTCATGGAGCCCTACTCTCAGTCCTGAATCAAGAATGTAGAAGAGCAATAGTCTCTGCCACCGACTGAATTCCTGCCTAGggagaaatatttcatatattcattcacttgGCCAAGATTTACCTTCTAGGTTCAGAGATGTTGCTAAATACTGGGGAGACATCCTGGTTGAAGTCTACCGATGCTAGGTCCCCTGACGgacacagataagaaaataaatttttgcacTGCCTTGGCAAAGAGGGATAAGAGGCATGTGTTGCTCATCAACAGTGATTCTAACTCAGCCTTTGTCTTTTAGGCTCGGAGCGGCGTGGCTGCTAACATTCTGAGCTCTCTGTGTGCTCTCATGGGTTTTATTCTCCTCTCTGTCAACCTGGCTGCTTTGGATCCTACGTTTTGGAATTGTACCTTGAACAAAGAGGGCAAGGTGCCCAAAGGACATCATTTTTTCCGTTTTCTCTGGCCATATGCTAAGGTTAACTGTTCCATGGCCAAAACCATTCTGGCTGTAAGTATTCTTAGACAGGTTTTCCAATCTCTGGAAGGTTCTGAAATCCTTGACTTTCGTTAATCCTTCTTTTGAAGATCTGTCTAATTCTTTCTAGTTTGGGTATCTCGGGGAAGGCCAGGGCCATGCGAATGGGAGGGGACTGCTTGACTGAGATAAAGTGGCTAGGCTCTGGGGTTACATACCAGTGAGATGAAATGGAAGAGCAAATGTCAAATCAAGTtgatgatgaaaaatgaaaacttactgTTGATAGAGTTTcttaataatcaaaatatttgtgTTGTTAGAGGTATGAAATAGGAGTTTGTTCAACCAAAAATCTTGGCACATGGAATGGTAAATTAAGAAAGGGAAAGACAGCAGGAAGACCCAAGTGGTCAAGAAACCTGGAaagtgtgtgtgctggggtgttAACTCAGTCTGAGTGGACACTGGGCCCAGcactgagaagcagagagaaggaaacatggCCTCAGAGGTGAGGGCTTCTCCTCCTTGCAGGGAGCACAGTGATGAACAGGATTTATCAGGGGAGAAGGTAGCATCGTTGTTGTTTGTGGTAACTTGCCAGGGTGGGATTTCTTAAATTGGGAAATAAGAGATGTAGGAAGATGGAGAATGGGAACTGATTACGGTTGCCATTATTGGGAAAGAAAGCAACGAAGTTTGGCTCCTAGACATAATGTCTTCAGTTGGAGCATcaaagtgcatgtgtgtgtttagaaAGCCCCGGGAAAGACACAGGCAGCATAAGAATAAAGAGGCTGCGCAGTGTCTGGTGTCCCACAGTCACAAAAGCGAGTTACATCAAGGCCGCAGTTGGAGGATGGCCAGATGCTAACGGAGTTGGTCAAGCACGCGCTTGCACCCCTCTCCTTGTGGACCTGGCGCCCTGCACTTCTCTGCAGGTTCATGATATTATAATGAGAAAAGGCACATGCAAATGAGGTTGATAGTAATTGGCATAAACCAACACATGGGGGaggaagccccatgttgggaaaAATTCTGGAGAGAAGCTGGGAGGGATTTGTGGAAGGAATAAATATGCATTCATGAGGGATAATTTTGCTTTATACGCAAAGGGATTATACTGCGCATGCTTGCTGGGACAGTTTCTAATTAATGTAAACAAATTGTATTTCCTCTTGAACTGTACGTAAAGAGACTAGAGGTTTGTGCAATCACATTTTCTCTCCTGTTCCATCAGGTTGCCAGGTCTGCATGAAGGATGCCTCAGGACAGAAATGGTAGAACCTAGTCTTTGGGCGTCGTATCTTTTTCGAGCTGGTGTGGGTTGTTAGCAACGGAGGCAGCTCTGTTTATGCTACGTTTAttgccttgatttttctttctaactCTTATGGACATCAAGAAAGGCTAAGAAAGCCCATCCAGAGGGGGTGTTCATGTTGAATTTTACAAAGGGCTTGCACCAATGAGGTCAAAACctcactgattctcaggtgtgtCTGAGAAGGAAATATCACTGTGTATATTTGGTAAGTGTGGAGACTTCCGgctcacacagctactaagtggtAGAGGTGAGGCCAGAATGGAGGTTGTCCTGTGTCAGTCCTGGACATTATTGTGTCCCTCACTGAGTGAACAGTGTAATCGGATGTCGCTGTGTTTCATCGGGATAAGAAACAATGCACAAGGCGGGTTATGTGTAGCTGATGTGGTTCTGCTCACCCCCCTCTCAAGGCagtaaataagcaaatgaagCCAGCTGCAGGCTAGCAGGGAGCACTGTTCTCCTGCTGCGGATGTCCTTCCGATGGTTGAGGTGGTCAACACTGAACAGGCATGAGGGCGTCAGTTGACTCAAGCACCGCCAACCTTGTCTTTCCTGAATTTCAGGGAACTCTGTCTGTGATGCTGATTTGCACAGTGCTGGAGTTCTGTCTGGCCTTGCTCGCTGCTGCAGTTTGGTGGAAAGAGGCTCAGTCCAACTTTGCTGGGGTGAGTGTGCTGGCTGGCCTCCCTGAGTCTGCCAGGTATATCTCCGGGTCTGGGCTGTGTTGAGTGATGTCAGCAAGAGTCGCCTATGGGTCGGCAGGTGTAGGTCACAGGATACACATGGGAGACGGCTTGATGGGGGTGGAAGACAGATGAGGAAAGCAGATGGCAATTGAGTAGCTGACCGGCTGAGGATTGACTAAATGGGATGGCTGAACCTGAAAAATCGACTGGTTCAATCTTTCTATTTTGTAAATGCAGAAACCTGGAACTTAGGTGGCTTGCCCAGCATTGCGTATGAGTTTGCGCCCAGGTGCCCAGAATTGGTTTGTGTCCTTTCCAGACAGGAACACTTTCTACCACAGCCCTAGTCTCTCTAACCACCTTGACTTGGTCAAGGCCATTTGCAAACATGACTCGATTCATAAATGTCCTATGCTCTGGTTTTGCCTTCCTATGATCTCAAAATTCTTTTATCACttaaaagatagttttaaaaaatagttgtttcAAAGTCCACGGGACAGCACCCTACCACCCTCATGGATTTATGGCTTCATTTCACTGGATTACAAAACCTTGATTTATCCAAAACTGTATTAAAGAAAGCAGAATGAATATTGAGCTAAGGAGCCACACTTATGTAAAGAACTTAATGACATACTATTCATTCATACTATAAAGAACTTAATGACATACTATTCATCTTGtaagcaatgtgtgtgtgtgtgtgtgtatatatatgtatgtatatatacacacacacacacaaagatggaGGAAAcgatatcaatatatatatatatatatatatatatatatatatatatatatatatatatccacgccatatgtgtgtgtgtgtgtgtatgtgtgtgtgaaccTGAACCTGAGTGATGTCTGAAGAACTAACATATGAAGAACAAGCATATGAAGAACtaacatattttgtttcttttagagtGTCCTTTTCTTGCCTCAGAGTTACAAGAATAAATCCACCATACCTGCAAAGGCATTTTCTGACCCTGGAAACGAAGAACTACTGCCTGCTTAGGGAAATATTCATCAGAAATTTGGTTTTATGATGCTGtataaaaaccaaccaaaaagaTTCAACTCAAGAAAGCAAGTTTGAATTCTCTGAAAAGTAGGCTTTTATATTATGaacattgaaaataatatatctttgttttcttgttatggAATATATGTGTTCAATGGGGGGGGTCTCTTGATTTGCCATCAGGCAAGGTGCAGATGTGTACATTACCACTGCCTAGACTGCCAGATAGACATGTCCCAAGAAACTAGACAGAATTGTGTGATTCAGAGGTCATGGTGAAGTAAAGGAgacaactctttctttcttttttttttttaatattttttttattatattatgttagtcaccatacagtacatccctggtttttgatgtaaagttcaatgactcattagttgcatataacacccagtgcaccatgcaatacatgccctccttactacccatcacaagcctatcccattcccctaccccctcccctctgaagtcctcagataagtcaagcagagaaagacaattatcatatggtttctctcatctatggaacataagaactaggaagatcagtaggagaagaaagggataaagaaagggggataatcataggggggagtgaagcatgagagactatggactctgagagacAACTCTTTCTTGTCCTCCTTCATTGCAAACAGGAGTCAACCGAGTAATGGTGGTGTTCAGACTCTTTCATCGTAGACACTAGTGTTGCATCACATGATTATTCTCATTACAACATGCAGACATGCCCCCCACGATTAAGTGTCAGCAGCTGTGTAAGTAATTGGCTTCAACATAAATCCGTATTTCATTACTATTATGTGTGTTTTTTCCACACCACCAAGCCATCAACTCGGTACTGACACTatctatctacctggagataaaTAACATCACAACCCACACAGCTGAAGGGCTCAGTGGTTACAGATGGAAGTTCTCAAGACCTCCTCTTTGGTTCAATTACTTTCTtaagagtggctcacagaactcagagaaacatttcatttcctggattaccagtttattataaaaggatataactgtAGAAGAgccataaggaagagaaacagagggCAAGGATTGGGAAGGAGTTTGGAGCACCACTGTCCCGGAATCTCCCTGGGTTTACCAAGAAGCTATCCCAATCCTACCCTTTGGGCGGTTTATGGAGGCTTTGTTACATACCCACGATTGATTAAACCATCAGCCATTGGTGATTAGACTCAGTTTTTagccctctctcctttccagatgtcgtggggggtggggggcaggtggacTGAAAGTGCCAATCCTCTAATCTAAGGTTGGTTCCTCTGCCTGGGAAGGTTCCCCAACCCATCCTTAGGTTCCCTGAGGGCTTTCCCAGTCAGTCAactcattaacataaaaaaagacacCTTGACTGctctatcactcaggaaattccacaGATTTGTGCCAGGAACTAGATGGaagactaaatatatatttcttattataaatatcACAAAATCATCCTTACATAATTGTGGAAactcatttgtttacttttccttttaaacacaAAGTAAGTCAACAGTGATAGATATAAACCTAAATTTGAACTCCCTTCTTCCTCATCAGC is part of the Ursus arctos isolate Adak ecotype North America unplaced genomic scaffold, UrsArc2.0 scaffold_120, whole genome shotgun sequence genome and harbors:
- the LOC130541807 gene encoding membrane-spanning 4-domains subfamily A member 6A-like isoform X3, with product MANQTIVVLTPNGINFPQTETPKPTNQTQDSLEKRLKAEIKVLGTIQILCGAMVLSWGIILVSVPSSPQYTPMLSILLKAAYPFVGALSFVISGILSVIMEKKSTKLLARSGVAANILSSLCALMGFILLSVNLAALDPTFWNCTLNKEGKVPKGHHFFRFLWPYAKVNCSMAKTILAGTLSVMLICTVLEFCLALLAAAVWWKEAQSNFAGSVLFLPQSYKNKSTIPAKAFSDPGNEELLPA
- the LOC130541807 gene encoding membrane-spanning 4-domains subfamily A member 6A-like isoform X2: MYANVGGTIISQPMANQTIVVLTPNGINFPQTETPKPTNQTQDSLEKRLKAEIKVLGTIQILCGAMVLSWGIILVSVPSSPQYTPMLSILLKAAYPFVGALSFVISGILSVIMEKKSTKLLARSGVAANILSSLCALMGFILLSVNLAALDPTFWNCTLNKEGKVPKGHHFFRFLWPYAKVNCSMAKTILAGTLSVMLICTVLEFCLALLAAAVWWKEAQSNFAGSVLFLPQSYKNKSTIPAKAFSDPGNEELLPA
- the LOC130541807 gene encoding membrane-spanning 4-domains subfamily A member 6A-like isoform X1, with protein sequence MGKYWLPVWGALRALHFLRAEFIFSSSVGGTIISQPMANQTIVVLTPNGINFPQTETPKPTNQTQDSLEKRLKAEIKVLGTIQILCGAMVLSWGIILVSVPSSPQYTPMLSILLKAAYPFVGALSFVISGILSVIMEKKSTKLLARSGVAANILSSLCALMGFILLSVNLAALDPTFWNCTLNKEGKVPKGHHFFRFLWPYAKVNCSMAKTILAGTLSVMLICTVLEFCLALLAAAVWWKEAQSNFAGSVLFLPQSYKNKSTIPAKAFSDPGNEELLPA
- the LOC130541807 gene encoding membrane-spanning 4-domains subfamily A member 6E-like isoform X4; this encodes MGKYWLPVWGALRALHFLRAEFIFSSSVGGTIISQPMANQTIVVLTPNGINFPQTETPKPTNQTQDSLEKRLKAEIKVLGFVISGILSVIMEKKSTKLLARSGVAANILSSLCALMGFILLSVNLAALDPTFWNCTLNKEGKVPKGHHFFRFLWPYAKVNCSMAKTILAGTLSVMLICTVLEFCLALLAAAVWWKEAQSNFAGSVLFLPQSYKNKSTIPAKAFSDPGNEELLPA